A single window of Oxyura jamaicensis isolate SHBP4307 breed ruddy duck chromosome 3, BPBGC_Ojam_1.0, whole genome shotgun sequence DNA harbors:
- the SPRTN gene encoding sprT-like domain-containing protein Spartan — protein sequence MAAAAEDGDLALALQLQELWEAEDSEAAAVACAEPPAVPEPLRPLSVVDEAWELLDPSPDVRGLFVQLNEALFWGRLAAVEVAWSPRMTLCAGVCRYEGKGGMCSIRLSEPLLKLRPRKDLVETLLHEMIHALLFVTNNDRDRESHGPEFCKHMRRINRLTGANVTIYHSFHDEVDLYRQHWWRCNGPCQNRKPYFGYVKRSMNRAPSARDFWWAEHQEKCGGTFIKVKEPENFSKKSKEKNEPAELANSKSTNKDKKHVDAKKDLIPFSGNGYRLGGDGGFSEKNINFISSVKSSEKSGWQDRSAGSTIPIPKNEIKFEKSPRNGISVPFYTDDTSKKVNLASKREFPKLSVTDTKAYKNVDGSPVKISHVVEEQSKKGSAKGKRALPCYNNRPPKQTCFEQTTMAQVASEKKGLENKVQQWPKKEDKTAFENYFIKKESTDTTLSKNTPVKTKAELTVSSASSSATKWKEKKVSCPVCQAEVLEPEINEHLDSCLA from the exons atggcggcggcggcggaggacGGTGACTTGGCGCTGgcgctgcagctgcaggagctgtgggaAGCTGAGGACAGCGAGGCGGCCGCTGTGGCCTGCGCCGAGCCGCCGGCCGTCCCCGAGCCGCTCCGGCCGTTGTCAGTAGTGGACGAGGCCTGGGAACTGCTGGACCCCAGCCCCGACGTGCGCGGCCTGTTCGTGCAGCTCAACGAGGCGCTCTTCTGGGGGCGCCTGGCCGCCGTGGAGGTGGCGTGGAGCCCCCGCATGACGCT TTGTGCTGGAGTGTGTAGATATGAAGGAAAAGGTGGAATGTGTTCTATTCGTTTAAGTGAGCCACTCCTTAAGCTAAGACCGAGGAAGGATCTTGTTGAG ACACTGTTACATGAAATGATTCACGCGCTGCTCTTTGTCACTAATAATGACAGAGATCGTGAATCTCATGGGCCAGAGTTCTGCAAACACATGCGTCGCATTAATCGCTTGACTGGAGCCAATGTCACA ATCTACCACAGTTTTCATGATGAGGTAGATCTGTACCGCCAGCACTGGTGGCGCTGCAATGGCCCCTGTCAAAATAGAAAACCTTATTTTGGGTATGTGAAACGTTCAATGAATAGAGCACCCTCTGCACGAGACTTCTGGTGGGCTGAGCATCAAGAGAAGTGTGGAGGTACATTCATAAAAGTGAAGGAGCCAGAGAACTTCTCTAAgaaatctaaggaaaaaaatgagccaGCAGAACTTGCAAATTCCAAGTCAACTAAcaaag acAAGAAACACGTGGATGCTAAGAAAGATCTGATTCCTTTTAGTGGAAATGGCTATCGGCTTGGAGGAGATGGTGgattctcagaaaaaaacataaatttcatCAGCAGCgttaaaagcagtgaaaaatctGGTTGGCAGGATCGATCAGCAGGAAGCACAATACCGATCCCTAAAAACGagataaaatttgaaaaatcacCCCGTAATGGTATCTCTGTTCCTTTCTATACTGACGATACCAGTAAGAAGGTGAACTTGGCTTCAAAGCGTGAGTTCCCTAAACTCTCTGTCACTGATACAAAAGCATACAAGAATGTTGATGGATCACCCGTTAAAATTTCTCATGTTGTAGAAGAACAATCAAAGAAAGGCTCTGCAAAAGGCAAGAGGGCTTTGCCATGCTATAATAACAGGCCACCAAAACAAACTTGTTTTGAGCAGACAACAATGGCTCAGGTGGCATCTGAGAAGAAAGGTTTGGAAAATAAAGTGCAGCAATGGccaaaaaaggaagacaaaactGCCTTTGAAAACTATTTCATAAAAAAAGAGAGTACTGATACTACTTTAAGTAAAAACACACCTGTGAAAACCAAAGCTGAATTGACAGTGTCCTCTGCAAGTTCCAGTGCTaccaaatggaaagaaaaaaaagtcagttgtCCTGTTTGCCAGGCTGAGGTTTTGGAgcctgaaataaatgaacaccTTGATTCTTGTCTTGCATAA